From Streptomyces sp. NBC_01754, a single genomic window includes:
- a CDS encoding GNAT family N-acetyltransferase, whose product MNQQLTFAPADDGLWEQYDQLATRAYGHPVGDITHLREHADLQVAVRGGRVVAGGLGLLVDQFFGGTPVASACLGDGCVAPEERGEHLAADMVTERLRPLIERGAVISTVVTSSTGYARRLGWEAPTGVLAWAVATDDLKRSFANEDFEAEHGLNDEAEALQRDLARQWNGPIHRPNWWTQWKHDKSNLTTYRFTRPGHPVTGLLSLTTKRHERHGMSLIVHDFWAAGQPTAAAMLAFLGHHNTRARTIEFRRGALPPYPTLLHGLRHHRATAEAWHPWMLRILNTSEAIRLRGWPTDLTTAVPIEIENETGDCARWMLQVSDGAAEIIPTHVEGQVTFTRRQLAVWYAGGYRSTTSARMAGVHATSEKALTTLVRSTAQFEPWLPDHF is encoded by the coding sequence ATGAACCAGCAGCTGACCTTCGCCCCGGCCGACGACGGCCTGTGGGAACAGTACGACCAGCTCGCCACCCGCGCCTACGGCCACCCGGTCGGGGACATCACCCACCTGCGCGAGCACGCCGACCTCCAGGTCGCCGTCCGCGGCGGCCGGGTCGTCGCCGGCGGACTGGGCCTCCTCGTCGATCAGTTCTTCGGCGGTACTCCCGTCGCCAGCGCCTGCCTCGGCGACGGCTGCGTGGCCCCCGAGGAGCGCGGCGAGCACCTGGCCGCCGACATGGTCACCGAACGACTGCGCCCCCTGATCGAGCGCGGAGCGGTGATCTCCACGGTCGTGACCTCCTCCACCGGCTACGCCCGCCGCCTCGGATGGGAAGCCCCCACCGGCGTACTCGCCTGGGCGGTGGCCACCGACGACCTCAAACGCTCCTTCGCCAATGAGGACTTCGAAGCCGAACACGGACTGAACGACGAAGCCGAAGCCCTCCAACGCGACCTCGCCCGACAGTGGAACGGCCCCATCCACCGACCCAACTGGTGGACCCAGTGGAAGCACGACAAGAGCAACCTCACCACCTACCGCTTCACCCGGCCCGGCCACCCCGTCACCGGCCTGCTCAGCCTCACCACCAAACGGCACGAGCGCCACGGCATGAGCCTGATCGTCCATGACTTCTGGGCCGCCGGCCAGCCCACCGCCGCCGCCATGCTCGCCTTCCTCGGCCACCACAACACCCGCGCCCGCACCATCGAGTTCCGGCGCGGCGCCCTCCCGCCCTACCCCACCCTCCTCCACGGACTCCGACACCACCGCGCAACCGCCGAAGCCTGGCACCCCTGGATGCTCCGCATCCTCAACACCTCCGAGGCCATCCGGCTCCGCGGGTGGCCCACCGACCTCACCACCGCCGTACCGATCGAGATCGAAAACGAGACCGGCGACTGTGCCCGGTGGATGCTCCAGGTCAGTGACGGAGCAGCCGAGATCATCCCCACCCACGTTGAGGGACAGGTGACCTTCACCCGGCGACAGCTCGCGGTCTGGTACGCCGGCGGCTACCGGTCCACCACCTCGGCCCGCATGGCCGGAGTCCATGCCACCTCGGAGAAGGCACTCACGACCCTCGTCCGCAGCACGGCACAGTTCGAGCCCTGGCTGCCGGACCACTTCTGA
- a CDS encoding golvesin C-terminal-like domain-containing protein encodes MEDRLGNEDASAAARPQNWPYPEKVLGFAAHPPSFIESPGTMVGAFRPAWWNGTDGDATIEGSAKQNRAQLKPPEDLFCGPYNECDPAKISDGASNDNAGSGPCQRSDLHCWWHQSVSWKTDCSYSCGNEFMRFNSSYSEEADGTAYPPNCSATGLPAGAMIIDDVPASAPVSRPGCSNSSWSNQGTFSFAFSRGPNDTAYPSKVDLHQLGAGFGGHFYFGHTRQNDAKGQRLKITGTWTLNKAVNGPARILVHLPDHGAQTKQATYRISTGKGTRTKTVSQPGSGNRWRSIGAFMFDGVPKVSLDTITQDGSGDQDVAFDAIAVVPITGTYVERTVDAVAFFDEDQNIDADFESSIFINSPFESQQDIYDWATKTSGDVLSVPGCLDLAAPTCAMPRTQEAMTRWKSAVQTAGTSATDHPDGKGMTNWLHYSNPYTDRPAGDAKPSRFDTDDSAFKIHNSATVSFVKDGNGKIVEGSEFVEYDDRTADTHLPDFVTEFFTAVEQDYSVSRPNLNYTARDLNEHNGLNTTTSTNSDGILPGRAYAAMGIAPQVTEDGTCVRSLYTSGGSIGYRPMLADSGATGSAERWKNQLADAPEVNDKVAAAAAEIYNAFFKPGKTGSLFNSAPPIWQELSFQLCADGKVRPYDGDPILRSSHMPSQYLYADGKAIDQEGNYTGSAKTLYDGNFEAFSAVVDLTGHGMPYGRCGPLTNHSGNPWGIDSLSGAGVNPSGKFCSWPSTSPDPEYSS; translated from the coding sequence ATGGAGGACCGCCTCGGCAACGAGGACGCCTCCGCGGCGGCCCGCCCGCAGAACTGGCCCTACCCGGAGAAGGTCCTCGGGTTCGCCGCCCACCCGCCGTCCTTCATCGAGTCACCGGGCACCATGGTCGGCGCCTTCCGCCCGGCCTGGTGGAACGGCACGGACGGCGACGCGACGATCGAAGGCAGCGCGAAACAGAACCGTGCCCAGCTCAAGCCCCCGGAGGACCTCTTCTGCGGCCCGTACAACGAGTGCGACCCCGCCAAGATCTCCGACGGCGCCTCCAACGACAATGCGGGCAGCGGGCCGTGCCAGCGTTCCGATTTGCACTGCTGGTGGCATCAGTCCGTCTCGTGGAAGACCGACTGCTCCTACTCGTGCGGCAATGAGTTCATGCGTTTCAACAGTTCCTACTCGGAGGAGGCGGACGGCACCGCCTACCCGCCGAACTGCTCCGCCACGGGACTGCCCGCCGGCGCGATGATCATCGACGACGTACCGGCGAGCGCGCCCGTGTCCAGACCCGGTTGTTCCAACAGCTCCTGGAGCAACCAGGGGACGTTTTCGTTCGCGTTCTCCCGCGGGCCGAACGACACCGCCTATCCGTCCAAGGTGGACCTCCACCAACTCGGTGCGGGATTCGGCGGCCATTTCTACTTCGGCCACACGCGGCAGAACGACGCGAAGGGCCAGCGCCTCAAGATCACCGGGACCTGGACGCTCAACAAGGCCGTCAACGGGCCGGCCAGGATCCTCGTCCATCTGCCCGACCACGGAGCGCAGACCAAGCAGGCCACGTACCGGATCAGTACGGGCAAGGGGACGCGCACCAAGACCGTTTCCCAGCCGGGCTCGGGCAACCGCTGGCGGAGCATCGGCGCGTTCATGTTCGACGGTGTGCCCAAGGTGTCGCTCGACACGATCACCCAGGACGGCAGTGGCGACCAGGACGTCGCGTTCGACGCCATCGCCGTCGTACCGATCACCGGAACCTACGTCGAACGGACCGTGGACGCCGTGGCGTTCTTCGACGAGGACCAGAACATCGACGCGGACTTCGAGTCCAGCATCTTCATCAACAGCCCGTTCGAGAGTCAGCAGGACATCTACGACTGGGCGACGAAGACGTCCGGCGACGTGCTCTCCGTGCCCGGCTGCCTCGACCTCGCCGCACCGACCTGCGCGATGCCCAGGACACAGGAGGCCATGACCCGGTGGAAGTCCGCCGTCCAGACAGCCGGAACGAGCGCGACCGACCACCCCGACGGCAAGGGGATGACTAACTGGCTCCACTACTCGAACCCGTATACGGACCGGCCTGCCGGTGATGCGAAGCCGTCACGGTTCGACACGGACGACAGCGCCTTCAAGATCCACAACAGTGCGACGGTCTCCTTCGTGAAGGACGGCAACGGCAAGATCGTCGAAGGCAGCGAGTTCGTCGAGTACGACGACCGGACCGCGGACACCCATCTGCCGGACTTCGTCACCGAATTCTTCACGGCGGTCGAGCAGGACTACTCCGTCTCCCGGCCCAACCTGAACTACACGGCCAGGGACCTGAACGAGCACAACGGGCTGAACACCACCACCTCCACCAACAGCGACGGCATCCTCCCCGGCCGCGCCTATGCGGCCATGGGGATAGCCCCCCAGGTCACCGAGGACGGGACGTGTGTACGTTCGCTGTACACCTCCGGCGGGTCCATCGGCTACCGGCCCATGCTCGCCGACTCGGGCGCCACGGGGTCGGCGGAGCGGTGGAAGAACCAGCTGGCCGACGCACCGGAGGTGAACGACAAGGTCGCGGCGGCCGCCGCAGAGATCTACAACGCGTTCTTCAAGCCCGGAAAGACCGGCTCGCTGTTCAACAGCGCCCCGCCGATCTGGCAGGAACTCAGTTTCCAGCTCTGCGCCGACGGCAAGGTGCGCCCGTACGACGGTGACCCGATCCTGCGGTCCAGCCACATGCCCAGTCAGTATTTGTACGCCGACGGAAAGGCCATCGACCAGGAGGGCAACTACACCGGCAGTGCGAAGACGCTCTACGACGGCAACTTCGAAGCGTTCAGCGCCGTCGTCGACCTGACGGGGCACGGGATGCCTTACGGCCGCTGCGGACCGCTCACCAACCACAGCGGCAACCCCTGGGGCATCGACTCGCTGAGCGGGGCGGGAGTCAATCCCTCGGGTAAGTTCTGCTCGTGGCCGAGCACCAGCCCGGACCCCGAATACAGCAGTTGA
- a CDS encoding ROK family transcriptional regulator, which yields METPGSQTSLHRANLERVVRAVRMAGSLTQAEIARSTGLSAATVSNIVRELKEGGTVEVTPTSAGGRRARSVSLSGDAGIVIGVDFGHTHLRVAIGNLAHQVLAEESEPLDVDASSAQGFGRAEQLVNRLIETTGIAPGKVIGVGLGVPGPIDVESGTLGSTSILPGWTGINPGQELAGRLGVPVYVDNDANLGALGELVWGAGRGVKDLAYIKVASGVGAGLVIDGNIYRGPGGTAGEIGHITLDESGPVCRCGNRGCLETFTAARYVLPLLRPSHGPDLTMERVVQLAREGDPGCRRVIGDVGRHIGSGVANLCNLLNPSRVVLGGSLAEAGELVLNPIRDSVSRYAIPSAARQLSVLPGALGGRAEVLGALALVLSEMGDSTLLESKLPTASPAFT from the coding sequence ATGGAGACTCCGGGGTCGCAGACGTCTCTGCATCGGGCCAACCTTGAGCGGGTCGTGCGCGCGGTCAGGATGGCGGGGTCGTTGACCCAGGCCGAGATCGCCAGGAGCACGGGCCTGTCCGCGGCCACCGTCTCCAACATCGTCCGGGAACTGAAGGAAGGCGGCACGGTCGAGGTGACCCCCACCTCGGCGGGCGGACGCCGCGCCCGGAGCGTCTCCCTCAGCGGGGACGCGGGCATCGTCATCGGGGTGGACTTCGGTCACACGCACCTGAGGGTGGCGATCGGCAACCTGGCCCACCAGGTCCTCGCCGAGGAGTCCGAGCCGCTGGACGTGGACGCCTCCTCGGCCCAGGGCTTCGGCCGGGCGGAGCAGCTGGTCAACCGGCTGATCGAGACCACCGGCATCGCCCCCGGGAAGGTGATCGGTGTCGGGCTCGGCGTGCCGGGCCCGATCGACGTCGAGTCCGGCACGCTGGGCTCCACCTCGATCCTGCCGGGCTGGACGGGCATCAACCCGGGCCAGGAGCTCGCGGGCCGCCTCGGTGTCCCCGTGTACGTGGACAACGACGCCAACCTGGGGGCCCTGGGCGAGCTCGTCTGGGGCGCCGGCAGGGGGGTCAAGGACCTCGCGTACATCAAGGTCGCCAGCGGTGTCGGCGCCGGCCTGGTCATCGACGGGAACATCTACCGCGGGCCGGGCGGCACGGCCGGCGAGATCGGGCACATCACCCTCGACGAGTCGGGCCCCGTCTGCCGCTGCGGCAACCGCGGCTGCCTGGAGACCTTCACCGCCGCCCGGTACGTCCTGCCCCTGCTCCGGCCCAGCCACGGGCCGGACCTCACCATGGAACGGGTCGTCCAGCTGGCCCGCGAGGGCGATCCGGGCTGCCGGCGGGTGATCGGCGACGTCGGCCGCCACATCGGCAGCGGCGTGGCCAACCTGTGCAACCTCCTCAACCCCAGCCGGGTGGTGCTCGGCGGCTCCCTCGCCGAGGCGGGCGAACTGGTGCTGAACCCGATCCGGGACTCCGTCTCGCGGTACGCCATCCCCAGCGCCGCCCGGCAGCTCTCGGTTCTCCCCGGGGCGCTCGGCGGACGGGCGGAGGTGCTGGGGGCCCTGGCCCTGGTACTCAGCGAGATGGGGGATTCGACCCTTTTGGAAAGCAAGCTCCCCACAGCGTCCCCTGCCTTCACTTAG
- a CDS encoding sugar ABC transporter substrate-binding protein produces the protein MNTRIRRAAVAVAATTMAVSLAACGSAKESGDKAESKPGKKGDDLKIGLLLPENGTARYEKFDKPIIEKKVGELTGGKGEVVYANAKQDATTQAQQVETMITNKVDALIIDAVDSKAIENSVKKAKDAGIPVVAFDRLAEGPIDAYTSFDNEEVGRAQGTALLEALEGKDKPTVVMMHGSITDPNAALFKKGAKSVLDGKVTYGKEYDTKEWKAENANANMEGAITALGKDKIDGVYSANDGLAGGIIQALKSAGVSKLPPITGQDAELAGVQHIVAGEQFMSVYKSYPQEGIVAAEMAVALAKGEKLDSIATSEVDNASQKGVPTVLVPVVSLTKDNINETIIKDGIWKVEEICTAKYKAACDAIGLK, from the coding sequence ATGAACACGCGCATACGTCGTGCCGCCGTTGCCGTTGCCGCCACCACGATGGCCGTCTCGCTCGCCGCTTGCGGGAGCGCCAAGGAGTCGGGCGACAAAGCCGAATCGAAGCCGGGCAAGAAGGGCGACGACCTCAAGATCGGTCTGCTGCTTCCCGAGAACGGGACGGCCCGGTACGAGAAGTTCGACAAGCCGATCATCGAGAAGAAGGTCGGCGAGCTGACCGGCGGCAAGGGGGAGGTCGTCTACGCCAACGCCAAGCAGGACGCCACCACTCAGGCGCAGCAGGTCGAGACGATGATCACCAACAAGGTGGACGCGCTGATCATCGACGCCGTCGACTCCAAGGCGATCGAGAACAGCGTCAAGAAGGCCAAGGACGCCGGTATCCCCGTCGTCGCCTTCGACCGCCTCGCCGAGGGCCCGATCGACGCCTACACCTCCTTCGACAACGAGGAGGTCGGCCGCGCCCAGGGCACCGCCCTCCTGGAGGCCCTGGAGGGCAAGGACAAGCCCACCGTGGTGATGATGCACGGCTCGATCACCGACCCGAACGCCGCGCTCTTCAAGAAGGGCGCCAAGTCGGTGCTCGACGGCAAGGTGACCTACGGCAAGGAGTACGACACCAAGGAGTGGAAGGCGGAGAACGCCAACGCCAACATGGAGGGCGCGATCACCGCCCTCGGCAAGGACAAGATCGACGGCGTCTACTCCGCCAACGACGGCCTGGCGGGCGGCATCATCCAGGCCCTCAAGTCCGCCGGTGTCTCCAAGCTCCCGCCGATCACCGGCCAGGACGCCGAACTCGCCGGTGTGCAGCACATCGTCGCCGGTGAGCAGTTCATGAGCGTCTACAAGTCCTACCCGCAGGAAGGCATCGTCGCCGCGGAGATGGCCGTCGCGCTCGCCAAGGGCGAGAAGCTCGACTCCATCGCCACGTCCGAGGTCGACAACGCGAGCCAGAAGGGCGTGCCCACCGTGCTCGTCCCGGTCGTCTCGCTGACCAAGGACAACATCAACGAGACCATCATCAAGGACGGCATCTGGAAGGTCGAGGAGATCTGCACGGCCAAGTACAAGGCCGCCTGCGACGCCATCGGCCTGAAGTAG
- a CDS encoding ATP-binding cassette domain-containing protein has product MVHVSATPVLALRGVSKRFGAVQALTDVELEVHSGEVVALVGDNGAGKSTLVKTIAGVHPIDEGVIEWEGRPVQVNKPNDAQSLGIATVYQDLALCDNIDVVGNLYLGRELRRFGVLDEIEMERRSRELLSTLSIRIPSVRIPIASLSGGQRQTVAIARSMLGEPKLVILDEPTAALGVEQTAQVLDLVERLRERGHAVILISHNMADVKAVADKVAVLRLGRNNGIFDVKSTSQEEIISAITGATENAVTRRAARNAEAQK; this is encoded by the coding sequence ATGGTTCACGTGTCCGCTACGCCCGTGTTGGCGTTGCGAGGGGTCTCCAAGCGATTCGGTGCCGTCCAGGCGCTCACCGATGTCGAGCTTGAGGTCCACTCCGGCGAAGTGGTCGCCCTGGTGGGCGACAACGGCGCCGGTAAATCGACGCTGGTCAAGACGATCGCCGGCGTCCACCCCATCGATGAGGGAGTCATCGAGTGGGAGGGCCGGCCGGTCCAGGTCAACAAGCCGAACGACGCCCAGAGTCTGGGCATCGCGACCGTCTACCAGGACCTCGCGCTGTGCGACAACATCGACGTCGTCGGCAACCTCTACCTCGGCCGCGAACTCCGCCGGTTCGGTGTCCTCGACGAGATCGAGATGGAGCGGCGCTCCCGTGAGCTGCTGAGCACGCTGTCGATCCGCATCCCGAGCGTCCGCATCCCGATCGCCTCGCTCTCCGGCGGCCAGCGCCAGACCGTGGCCATCGCGCGTTCGATGCTCGGCGAGCCCAAGCTCGTCATCCTCGACGAGCCCACCGCGGCCCTCGGTGTCGAGCAGACCGCGCAGGTCCTCGACCTCGTGGAGCGGCTGCGCGAGCGCGGCCACGCGGTCATCCTCATCAGCCACAACATGGCTGACGTGAAGGCCGTCGCCGACAAGGTCGCCGTGCTCCGGCTGGGCCGGAACAACGGGATCTTCGACGTCAAGAGCACCTCGCAGGAAGAGATCATCTCCGCCATCACGGGCGCCACGGAAAACGCCGTGACCCGTCGTGCGGCGCGCAACGCGGAGGCCCAGAAGTGA
- a CDS encoding sugar ABC transporter permease → MTTDKTPTPVANPEAAEGAATVVDPRLLVREQGLGGYLTEFKRKMRGGDLGSIPVIIGLIIICVVFQSLNSEFLSAKNISDIAVAMVATGMMAVGIIFVLLLGEIDLSVGSVSGVSGAVVAVLSVSQGMNEWLAVLVAILSGAAMGAIHGFFFARIGAPAFAVTLAGLLFWLGFMLQLLGDTGTINLDSDGVVGQLTTYYFTDVAASYGLAVVAVVAFFLSAFLDSRRREAAGIPARPVTDIAVRTVVLAVFAFAAAFMFNQHRGLPLALVLFLVVLVGTDFLLRRTAYGRKVFALGGSVEASRRAGINVTAIRISVFAIAGTFAAVGGLFWASKIAAVNQGSGTGDLLMNVIAAAVIGGTSLFGGRGRTWNALLGVMVIVSIQYGLALEGIATPVQYMVTGAVLLATVVIDSVSRKTQKTAGRA, encoded by the coding sequence GTGACGACCGACAAGACCCCGACACCCGTGGCCAACCCGGAGGCCGCCGAGGGCGCGGCCACCGTGGTCGACCCCCGCCTGCTCGTACGCGAGCAGGGCCTCGGCGGATACCTCACCGAGTTCAAGCGCAAGATGCGCGGCGGCGACCTCGGCTCGATCCCCGTGATCATCGGCCTGATCATCATCTGTGTGGTCTTCCAGAGCCTGAACTCCGAGTTCCTCTCCGCGAAGAACATCAGCGACATCGCCGTGGCCATGGTGGCCACCGGCATGATGGCCGTCGGCATCATCTTCGTGCTGCTGCTCGGCGAGATCGACCTCTCGGTCGGCTCGGTCAGCGGTGTCTCCGGCGCGGTCGTCGCCGTCCTCAGCGTGTCGCAGGGCATGAACGAGTGGCTCGCCGTCCTCGTCGCGATCCTCAGCGGCGCCGCCATGGGCGCGATCCACGGCTTCTTCTTCGCCCGGATCGGCGCCCCCGCGTTCGCCGTCACCCTGGCCGGCCTGCTGTTCTGGCTGGGCTTCATGCTCCAGCTCCTCGGCGACACCGGCACGATCAACCTGGACAGCGACGGCGTCGTCGGCCAGCTGACCACGTACTACTTCACGGACGTCGCGGCCTCCTACGGCCTCGCGGTCGTCGCGGTCGTCGCGTTCTTCCTGTCCGCCTTCCTGGACAGCCGCCGCCGCGAGGCCGCGGGCATCCCCGCCCGGCCGGTGACCGACATCGCGGTGCGCACCGTCGTGCTCGCGGTGTTCGCCTTCGCCGCCGCCTTCATGTTCAACCAGCACCGGGGCCTCCCGCTGGCACTGGTCCTCTTCCTCGTCGTCCTGGTCGGCACGGACTTCCTCCTGCGCCGCACCGCGTACGGACGGAAGGTCTTCGCGCTCGGCGGCAGCGTCGAGGCGTCCCGCCGCGCCGGTATCAACGTCACCGCGATCCGGATCTCGGTGTTCGCCATCGCCGGTACCTTCGCGGCCGTCGGCGGCCTGTTCTGGGCCTCCAAGATCGCAGCGGTCAACCAGGGCTCCGGCACCGGCGACCTGCTGATGAACGTCATCGCCGCGGCCGTCATCGGCGGCACCAGCCTCTTCGGAGGCCGCGGCCGCACCTGGAACGCCCTGCTCGGCGTCATGGTGATCGTCTCGATCCAGTACGGCCTCGCCCTGGAGGGCATCGCCACGCCGGTCCAGTACATGGTGACCGGCGCCGTGCTGCTCGCCACGGTCGTCATCGACTCCGTCAGCCGCAAGACCCAGAAGACCGCGGGCCGCGCGTAG
- the dxs gene encoding 1-deoxy-D-xylulose-5-phosphate synthase, with the protein MDLLTRIGGPRDLDRLSLEQLERLAEEIRTFLVDAVSKTGGHLGPNLGVVELTIALHRVFESPKDKVLLDTGHQSYVHKLLTGRQDFSKLKSKGGLSGYPSRAESEHDVIENSHASTVLGWADGLAKANEVLKKDDHVVAVIGDGALTGGMAWEALNNIAAAKDRPLVIVVNDNERSYAPTIGGLANHLATLRTTDGYERFLARGKDILERTPVVGRPLYETLHGAKKGLKDFIAPQGMFEDLGLKYVGPIDGHDIEALESALQRAKRFGGPVIVHCITEKGRGYTPALQDEADRFHAVGKIHPDTGLPISTSGLDWTSVFGEEMVKLGREREDVVAITAAMLQPVGLGKFEEAFPDRIYDVGIAEQHGAVSAAGLATGGLHPVFAVYATFLNRAFDQVLMDVALHRCGVTFVLDRAGVTGTDGASHNGMWDMSILQCVPGLRIAAPRDADQVRAQLREAVDVDDAPTVVRFSKGAVGPAVKAVGTVGGMDVLRTAGTDAPDVLLVSVGALAPMCLEIAGLLDAQGISTTVVDPRWVKPVDEALAPLAAQHRVVVTVEDNSRAGGVGSAVAQALRDAGVDVPLRDFGIPPVFLDHASRKEVMAEIGLTAPDIARQVTGLVAKLDGRYESRAAVAPVRD; encoded by the coding sequence GTGGACCTGCTGACCCGCATCGGGGGACCGCGCGACCTGGACCGGCTCAGCCTCGAGCAGCTGGAGCGGCTCGCCGAGGAGATCCGTACCTTCCTCGTCGACGCGGTGTCCAAGACCGGTGGCCATCTCGGCCCCAACCTGGGAGTGGTCGAGCTGACCATCGCCCTGCACCGGGTGTTCGAGTCACCGAAGGACAAGGTGCTCCTCGACACCGGCCACCAGAGCTATGTGCACAAGCTGCTCACCGGCCGGCAGGACTTCTCGAAGCTCAAGAGCAAGGGCGGGCTCTCCGGATACCCCTCCCGGGCCGAGTCCGAGCACGACGTCATCGAGAACTCGCACGCCTCGACCGTGCTCGGCTGGGCGGACGGACTCGCCAAGGCCAACGAGGTACTGAAGAAGGACGACCACGTCGTCGCCGTCATCGGTGACGGCGCGCTCACCGGAGGCATGGCCTGGGAGGCGCTGAACAACATCGCCGCCGCGAAGGACCGCCCCCTGGTCATCGTCGTCAACGACAACGAGCGCTCCTACGCCCCGACCATCGGCGGCCTCGCCAACCACCTGGCCACCCTGCGCACCACGGACGGGTACGAACGCTTCCTGGCCCGCGGAAAGGACATCCTGGAGCGCACGCCCGTCGTCGGCAGGCCGCTCTACGAGACCCTGCACGGCGCCAAGAAGGGCCTCAAGGACTTCATCGCCCCGCAGGGCATGTTCGAGGACCTCGGCCTGAAGTACGTCGGCCCGATCGACGGCCACGACATCGAGGCCCTGGAGTCCGCGCTCCAGCGGGCCAAGCGCTTCGGCGGACCGGTCATCGTGCACTGCATCACCGAGAAGGGCCGCGGTTACACCCCGGCCCTCCAGGACGAGGCGGACCGCTTCCACGCGGTCGGCAAGATCCACCCGGACACCGGACTGCCCATCTCCACCTCCGGCCTCGACTGGACGTCCGTCTTCGGCGAGGAGATGGTCAAGCTCGGCCGGGAACGCGAGGACGTCGTCGCCATCACGGCGGCCATGCTCCAGCCCGTCGGCCTCGGAAAGTTCGAGGAGGCCTTCCCGGACCGCATCTACGACGTGGGCATCGCCGAGCAGCACGGCGCGGTCTCCGCCGCGGGCCTGGCCACCGGCGGACTGCACCCCGTCTTCGCGGTCTACGCGACCTTCCTCAACCGCGCCTTCGACCAGGTCCTGATGGACGTCGCGCTGCACAGGTGCGGGGTGACCTTCGTCCTGGACCGGGCAGGGGTCACCGGCACGGACGGCGCCTCCCACAACGGCATGTGGGACATGTCGATCCTCCAGTGCGTGCCCGGCCTCCGCATCGCCGCCCCGCGCGACGCCGACCAGGTCCGCGCCCAGCTGCGCGAGGCCGTCGACGTCGACGACGCCCCGACCGTGGTCCGCTTCTCCAAGGGCGCGGTGGGCCCGGCGGTCAAGGCCGTCGGCACGGTCGGTGGCATGGACGTCCTGCGTACGGCGGGCACGGACGCCCCGGACGTCCTGCTGGTCTCCGTCGGGGCGCTCGCCCCCATGTGCCTGGAGATCGCCGGACTGCTCGACGCCCAGGGCATCTCCACCACCGTGGTCGACCCGCGCTGGGTCAAGCCCGTCGACGAGGCACTCGCCCCGCTCGCCGCGCAGCACCGGGTCGTCGTCACCGTCGAGGACAACAGCAGGGCCGGCGGTGTCGGCTCCGCCGTCGCCCAGGCCCTGCGCGACGCCGGCGTCGACGTACCGCTGCGTGACTTCGGCATCCCGCCGGTCTTCCTGGACCACGCCTCCCGCAAGGAGGTCATGGCGGAGATCGGGCTGACGGCGCCGGACATCGCCCGCCAGGTGACCGGACTGGTCGCCAAGCTCGACGGCCGGTACGAGAGCCGCGCTGCCGTCGCCCCGGTCCGCGACTGA